ActttggtccatttaatatttttaaataattatggaccaaatggaaaATGTGATTTCTGAAAGGACTAAGCAGACATGAGACCACCTAAagaaggaccaaacgatattgttcctttcttttatATTATACTTATAAAGGAGAAACTCTAGGTAACTAGATGGACAACATATCCATGGACCGTAAACCCTGTAACAGGGAGTAATTTTTTTTGTACAAGATGTAGTGCACGTGCCAAGGTAGTAATTATTTTTTGTACAAGACGTAGTGCACATGCCAAAACAGTAAAGAAGGGTAGTCCCGTAATTGCACGAGTTTCCGTAGAAATAAGTAGGGTTAATGGTTCAACATTTCAACCCCTCCTGcagacaaaaccctagtttgtgcTCCCTAACTCTTCACACTCGAagaacgaggaagaagaagacatcTTCAACCAGGTCCGATTTCTCATTCATCCTGTATCAAAATTATCTTACTAGACTTTATTTTAGTAGCTTATAACACGATCTAGTTAAAAGTTTTCAAATCCATGGATTATTCTCAACTCTAttattcctcttattctttttcCCCTAACCTCTTTTTTGTGTTTTGCTCTAGTGTATGTTTGATTTAGGTTTTAATCGTTAATGACTTGATGTGTTAGGGTTTCCATGTACAGTATTTTTTTGGTTAGTTGGTTAAGTATGTTATTCCATTTCGATTAATCAGATCTTGTAATTTTGTCGTTAATTTTTGTGTTTGTTGGATTATAGGTTTTGTGAAAAATGGGTGTGAGAAGTTTTAAGACTGTATTTATTTGTATATTTAATTTGTTGGGGTTGGTTTTGTTGAATGCAAGTGATTTATGTATCATTACACATTTCTATCAGGATTTGTGCTTCTAGATGCACTGTTATGTTTTAAAGCCTCTACACTAAGAGCATGTGTTGGCCATTGTTGGGTACGTGGTTTTAATATTAACTGGTAGTAGTCTTGAAGCAGTCTTAGGTACCTACTGAAAATTTGCAACTTGCTGGTCCAAGGGTAGAGCTTAAAATGTGATGTGAAATGGTTACACTCAAGTTGGGTTTGGTTAAATACTTAAAAGTTATGGTGTGAGCCATGTCAATTTTGTGGGACAGTTGAGGCAAACCTTAGCACTAGAATAATTATATGCTGAGGAATTTGGGGGCTTGTCTAATTGACAAGAACTGTAGTATAGTAGTGAGGTTTAAGTGTAAGACAATCCTCCTGTTCTATTGCAATAAGTATTTGTCACATGTTCTTTAAATCGGcaacttttttgttttgtttttttggattgATAAAGCATTAAGCGGGCTACTAAATTCCTTGTAATATACTGTAATTGTTTCCGCGGTGAGTATGAAATAAGCTAAGCAACCCCCAGTGTGATGTAGTAAAATCCTATGCTGAAAACTGATGAGTTTTTTGGTGTAAGAAAACCTGTGAGAAATATGTATTGAGTTTGTTTGTAACTTGCCTTCCAACTTTCAATACTGCAAGATAAATTGTCTCCTAATGGGGAAATTGTTtttcaaatttatttttattgatttcttcattTCTTTTGCTAATTCCATGTTCTTTTGATTTTGGTTTCATTCTAGCAGGATGCACAAGACTCTTtgttcttgttttatttattgtTAAAAGTCTTTCGAACCGTTGAGATTACTAACTCTTCTCCTGTTTGGTGCTTACCAGCTTTAGCAAGGATGGTTAGAATCAGTGTCTTGAATGATGCTCTTAAAAGCATGTATAACGCAGAGAAGCGTGGGAAGCGACAGGTtatgattaggccttcctccaaAGTGATCATCAAGTTTCTCATGGTCATGCAGAAACATGGTTAGTTTTGTACTCTAAAACCATCCTTTTTGTTGCAGCTTCTCTGTTAAATTATGTATGACTTATTTATGATTTGGTTCTGGTTGTAGGTTACATCGGGGAGTTTGAATATGTTGATGATCATAGGTCTGGCAAGATCGTTGTAGAACTGAATGGTAGACTTAACAAGTGTGGGGTTATCAGTCCCCGTTTTGACGTTGGAGTCAAAGAGATTGAGCCATGGACTGCTAGGTTACTTCCCTCGAGACAGGTAATTATGTTATCCTCCATTATGCTTGACAGAAAAGTAGTTTGGTTTGTGGATAATGATAAAATTTGTGAAGAGAGTAGCCTGGAGTTCATAATTTCAACTATTGCCAGTGAGTTGTCACTATTAGGAGTAATGTAATTCAATCTGCTGCACTTTCATTGTTCTGGacttataagaagaaaaaaagatatcCAACTTTGTGAACATTAAATCACTTTAGTGTTGATAAATCAAAGTTGTGAAGTATATTCTCAACTCTTGTAATAAAATATTCTTCCTCTGATAATGGTTTGAAACATGCAGTTTGGGTACATTGTGTTGACTACATCCGCCGGAATCATGGACCATGAAGAGGCTAGGAGAAAGAATGTTGGTGGGAAAGTTCTTGGTTTCTTTTATTAGATGCAGTTTATCGCGAGAATGGATTTGAGAATATTTATCAAGTGTTTCCGTAGTTTGTTATCTATACTTTTGTATTAGTGCACTTCATTCCCCTTGTCGAGGGTTGCACCTATTTTGCCATGAATGTTAATGGCAATTGTTTGCTACCATTTTTTAAGGTGAAGTTATCACTTTTTTTAATTTAGCTGTTACTGTCAGAGCAGGAAtttaaaatctattttgaatGTCATTTTGACACACCTTACATTAAAAGAGACTAAATATTTTCCATGAATCACATGTTGGTTGATGAATGAATTGCCCTATTGTGAATCATTTTCCAATGATAATCTTTTGCTTTGTGGATCCATGGCTTCATACAAACACTGGGTTTCTGTTTTTGGAGGAGAGAAAAGACCACAGGACAGAGCAAAAGTTAGATTACGGGGTGAGGCTAGTTCAGTATACAGTATCAGTGGACATGACTTGTGCAATATCAGTCTGGATATTGTAGAACTGTGCTGAAAATATATCATTGATGTGTTCTGATGTTGTTACAATTGTCATCCGCTTCCTCTGTTGATAATCCGCTGGTAGGCTTCCTTCTCTTCTAGTTTTGTGTATTTACCTCCTCTTGTACACAATCAACAGTGACACTTCTAATACTCcttttcttctcttgatttgCTTTCACCTTATTCCAACTTCCAATAGCTTTCAAAAGGAATCAATTCTATCTTTGGCAGTTTCATATTTTGAGAAACCGAGTACTCGGCAGTTTAAGAATGAACAATTGTCACAATGGCAGTTTAAGAATGAACGGAGAAATGATCAATGGGGAAAACCGGAAAAATAACCACAATAGGGCCTGGCTGCAGAAACAGAAACTCCGTACCTGGCCCAACCCGAGAAATATTAATGCAATATCTGgaagggtacattatttatatgtccttacttttgaatcccaataaatatatccttatacaacaataaatatgtccctactttttaataaccttatccatttaaaactAGATtatcttaataccctcacccacataatatttttctttatttcaaaatggaaagaATTTCTTCCTCTAGCACTTcaccactaccactaccaccaccaccaccaacattcaactaccattccgtCACcatcgttcaacaaccaccacctaccaaccgccaccaccactaatattccatcaccactccttcaccaccagcattacaccaccaccagtcctccacccccactagtccgtcgccgccaccaccgccaccgtcaccgctgccgccgccgccaccaccgccaccgtcaCGGCtgccattgccaccaccaccactgattcatatatttttgtatcaacaacaatagttgattcaaataaaaatagaaccaactaCAGAAGTTGATCCAGTTTAagggatcaacaacggtagttgatccaaaaaaaaggatcaacaatgaaagttgatccatgtaaaaatggagtgaacttggcgtgagtcgaacacgcatcatctggcatggagtcagtcatgctaccatcaCACCACAAGTttaacattggaagaaatttacatgatttaaactacaagcatgattatacttatccaaggaaatattgtcaacaatagaaattgaaaggatcaacaacagtagttgatcccataaaaaattgggtcaacaacatgagttgatcccataaaaaattgggtcaacaacaagagtttgatcccataaaaaattgggtcaacatcaacaattgatcccataaaaacataaacaacaacaacttcatctccttcattgcAGTAGCCACCAACATTGTTCACCTAGCAACAAACCACAATAATTATCAAAAATTAAATCCAGTAACAATCATCTAAAGCATAAATCCAACATCAACATGATATAGAAGAAAGTATGAAACATTAACCAATTAAGAACAGTAATTAGATCTAGCAAAAAGCTTCAAGGATTCCCATTAAACCAACTACAACTTTAGTTCTTAAACTTCCAAAATATAACCGTAATCAACATCTTATGACAAAACTTGATGAAAATGTAAAAACAAAATCCTGAATAAAGAAGACTACTAACCCATCGAACCAAACTCTCTATTATCTCCCTGGTGCACCACCAGGTCACCAGACCCAAATTTAGTTATTAATTAAGCTTCTACAaaacttcaaatcttcaattcaaAATCACCACAAAATcgaaacctaaaatcaaattcTAGAATTATTAAATGATCAACTGACCATCAAAATCACTCTTACAAATAAGGAatgtaagaagaagaagaatataaacTGTTGAGGATGATTATCAAACTTGATTTCTGCATCTGAGATTTACTTCCGACGAGGAAAATATTTATCTCTGTAATTCTAAATGTTGTTGATAGTGGAGATAATGGCAGGaggggtggtggtgatggcgaagAAAGAAGAAGTGAAAATATATCGTTTCCTTTCACATCTAAAATATAAAAGTGAACATTAAAGTCTCAAAAGGGTATTAAAGGAAAGTATAATTAAttgaatttcttatttttagattAGGGATATTAATATAGTAGAGAATGATATTTGTCTTCCCATCAGAAGGAGGGacaatatttcaatttccactatctggaagggaaaattaggcgcagaccaaaaaaaataaaatattctcattgtcaggcccacaattaatttttagttccgtgacacccataattatatgaaattattaaaaatgtctgcatgaagGATTATTCATCCgcggttatgcatcaggggtataattggcaacgcaacttggatataatatatctaaaaatctgcgccttggaattttacaaattttatatcgttgaaaatctttttaagagagctacgcaacgagtacaaacaagaatatcaaatttttgtttttcaccaaaaaatcggaggtgatcatcattttaggaaaaattttcgaaaacttgatacataaccattatgcatccaccaaaaaagatgcataacacattctgcagacgcataacgaattatgcaaccattttctccactgcataacaaattatgcatttggataacaaagttatgcatctataacaagttatgtaaccattgttttggttgatttgtgcgtacataaaaaaattgatgcataatgtagtatgcatccatatttacagatgcatatcaggttattcatctattttctcgatgcgtaaaagattgtgcaacaattttctcgatgcataatgcattatgcagtcatattttcggatgcataacaggttattcatccattttcacgactgcataacatgttatgtagatattattgtaggtgcatgacaagttatgcagccttattttttgttggtttcaatactaagaaaaaagcagctgcataacgtgttacgcaaccgttttctggactgcataacaagttatgcaaaaaaaaaaaaaaactgcagaacgtgttatgcaaccaatttcgagaatgcataacaagttatgcaacaaattttgtagatgcataaatTGCATCACCATTCACACCTCAGTTTTCCTTTAAATGCACGTCACACGCACACCAAACCCATTTGCACTTCCATCTCCTTTTCCTTTCCACCGCAACATCCTTTTAGCTCaattttcttttaaatgcatAACCCATTGAAaccaacatcaacaccaccattcctaactcacttcactgATCCATTCATCAATCCATTTATTCATAGCTCAATCATGACAACAACCACTCGAGTACATTGTTCATAGTTCATACATTGTAATCTCTTTGCATGTGACACTCGAGTACATTCTTTTGTCGAATAAGTGAATGACGAACATTCTTGGCCTCTGTGAcgaaaaagtaaaccaaacacgAGCTCCATGACAATTCACTCTTCATACAACTCATAGTATCTTGAAAACTCTACCCAAAGGCCAATAAACTCGTACCCATTCTCTGTTTCTTGTTTCTGGTCTCCGAAACTACATCCACGAACCATTCAAACCCAAGAGCTAGCCGTTGTTGTAACCTGGTTGCACACAAGCCACTCAGGCCTTTTCTCGAACATGTTGTTGGCATTGTATACCAAGGCTTTCTGTTAACATTCTTCTCTTTGTATTGTATCCAATTCCCTGCAAACACGATTTTAATACAAACCCATAATTCCTCATCATTAACAAACACTATACCACACAATAATCTCATCATTTATCATCACAACTCGAATCTTTCCTGAAACTTTCCAAACTCGAATCTTTCCATCTTGATGACTAGTAAAGATTTTCTCACCGACAATGATGATTTCTTTAACTAAACCGCTATTTGATTTGAAACCAGTGTATTCTTTATGGTTTTTCCAAACACGGATGTTCTTGCTGTCGGAACCGACGTAGAGAAGATCACCAACAACAGCAAGagaatatatatttttgtattcTCGAACAAGAGACCCAATTAAACCGTGATTACAATCATCAGAATTGTTTAATGGAGTAACAACTGCGAATTTAGAACAAGGAGATTTATGAAACGGAGAAGTATACGTTTGATTCCATGGTTGATTCCACGGAGATACAATAGCTGATTGGTTCCACGGAGATGTAGCAGCTGATTGGTTCCACAGAGAGCTTTCAAAACTTAATCGATTTTCGTCGTCGAAATATCCTCCTTATGTACTCGTTGTAGAAGAGCTAC
This portion of the Papaver somniferum cultivar HN1 chromosome 11, ASM357369v1, whole genome shotgun sequence genome encodes:
- the LOC113323664 gene encoding 40S ribosomal protein S15a, whose product is MVRISVLNDALKSMYNAEKRGKRQVMIRPSSKVIIKFLMVMQKHGYIGEFEYVDDHRSGKIVVELNGRLNKCGVISPRFDVGVKEIEPWTARLLPSRQFGYIVLTTSAGIMDHEEARRKNVGGKVLGFFY